In Ferroplasma sp., a single window of DNA contains:
- a CDS encoding V-type ATP synthase subunit A, whose translation MKNNGKIYSISGPVVTATDLDGKMFDVVRVGNLGLVGEVIKIVGNRFTIQVYEDTSGLKPGEPVISTGKPLSVELGPGLLKSIYDGIQRPLDIIQSETGDFIVRGASAPPLDEKKEWDFQPVLKEGDEVEEGYILGTVKETDIITHKIMVPYKVNGVIKSIKAGKFRVSDTVCTIQSENKVVEVKLKQIWPVRQARKVFLKFAPEIPLITGQRVIDSFFPVAKGGTVAVPGPFGSGKTVIQHQLSKWSDADITVYVGCGERGNEMTEILTTFPELQDPKSGKPLMEKTILIANTSNMPVAAREASIYTGVTIAEYYRDMGYDVALMADSTSRWAEALREISGRLEEMPGEEGYPAYLGRRISEFYERSGNAQIIPQDKRTGSITLIGAVSPPGGDLSDPVVQNTLRVTRVFWALDSSLASRRHFPSINWLNSYSLYLDSLSGWFKSNINPEWPQMHALMMGILQKESELQEIVQLVGYDSLPEKQKNVLDIAKIIREDFLQQNAFDDTDTYCSINKQYEMLMIIKTLNEMQEKSIDAGLKVTQTATLPVRMKISRMKEIKEEDFNKFYNDVIKEINNEYNNIMESVESV comes from the coding sequence AATAAAGATAGTTGGAAACAGATTTACCATTCAGGTATATGAGGATACCAGTGGGCTTAAGCCAGGGGAACCGGTAATATCTACAGGCAAGCCACTATCCGTTGAACTCGGCCCTGGACTTTTGAAATCCATCTATGATGGGATACAGAGACCCCTGGATATTATACAGTCAGAAACAGGTGACTTCATAGTTAGAGGCGCAAGTGCCCCTCCACTGGATGAGAAAAAGGAGTGGGATTTTCAGCCCGTTTTGAAAGAGGGTGATGAGGTTGAAGAAGGTTATATACTTGGCACAGTGAAGGAAACCGATATAATTACCCACAAAATAATGGTCCCATACAAAGTTAATGGTGTGATAAAATCTATTAAGGCTGGAAAATTCAGGGTATCAGATACGGTATGTACAATTCAGTCAGAAAATAAGGTCGTGGAGGTAAAGTTAAAGCAGATATGGCCAGTAAGGCAGGCGAGAAAGGTTTTCCTGAAATTCGCACCTGAAATCCCACTTATCACAGGACAGAGGGTAATAGACTCATTTTTCCCTGTGGCAAAGGGAGGAACAGTGGCAGTACCAGGTCCTTTCGGGTCTGGAAAGACAGTAATTCAGCATCAGCTCTCAAAATGGTCCGATGCAGATATAACAGTTTATGTAGGATGTGGTGAGAGAGGCAATGAAATGACAGAGATACTTACAACATTTCCTGAATTGCAGGACCCGAAAAGCGGTAAGCCCCTGATGGAAAAAACAATTTTAATAGCAAATACCTCTAATATGCCCGTAGCAGCCAGAGAGGCTAGTATTTATACAGGAGTTACCATAGCAGAATATTACAGAGATATGGGTTACGATGTGGCCCTCATGGCGGATTCAACAAGCAGATGGGCAGAGGCCTTAAGGGAAATATCTGGAAGGCTTGAGGAAATGCCAGGAGAGGAGGGTTACCCAGCATATCTTGGCAGAAGAATATCTGAATTCTATGAAAGATCCGGGAATGCCCAGATAATTCCGCAGGATAAAAGAACAGGGTCAATCACCCTAATAGGTGCTGTTTCACCACCAGGTGGTGACCTGTCTGATCCGGTTGTTCAGAATACATTAAGGGTTACACGTGTGTTCTGGGCACTGGACTCTTCTCTTGCCTCAAGAAGGCATTTCCCATCTATCAACTGGCTCAACAGTTACTCGCTTTACCTTGATTCCCTTTCCGGCTGGTTTAAATCAAATATAAATCCGGAATGGCCACAGATGCATGCACTGATGATGGGCATACTTCAGAAAGAATCGGAATTGCAGGAGATAGTCCAGCTCGTAGGATATGACTCACTTCCGGAAAAGCAGAAGAACGTTCTGGATATTGCCAAGATTATCAGAGAGGATTTTCTGCAGCAGAATGCTTTTGATGATACAGATACATACTGTTCAATAAATAAGCAGTATGAAATGCTGATGATTATTAAAACACTGAATGAAATGCAGGAAAAATCCATAGATGCTGGATTAAAAGTCACACAGACAGCAACATTGCCGGTTAGAATGAAAATATCAAGAATGAAAGAAATCAAGGAAGAAGATTTTAATAAGTTTTACAATGATGTTATAAAGGAAATAAATAATGAATATAACAATATAATGGAGAGTGTTGAAAGTGTCTGA
- a CDS encoding V-type ATP synthase subunit B: MSDIIYKSISQINGPLLFVDNVKNASYNEIVNVILDNGERVKGQVLETRNGIAVVQVYGSTTSMSPDSTGVSFTGDTFKLPVSDDMLGRIFNGFGEPIDKGPKIYSREKVDITGAAINPYSREEPSEFIETGISTIDGMNTLVMGQKLPIFSGAGLSHNRLATQIARQAKTLNGNEKFGVVFGAIGITSEEANYFMKQFENSGALSESVIFLNLASDPSMDRIILPRVALTTAEYMAYEKDMNMLVILTDMTNYCEALREISSSREEIPGRRGYPGYMYTDLSTIYERAGKIKGRKGSITQIPILTMPGDDITNPVPDLTGYITEGQITLSRDLNRKNIYPEVDVLSSLSRLMNQGIGADHTREDHRGLADQLYASYAKGKDARALSEIVGEEALSDSDKKYLQFAEDFENKYVNQENTDRSITETLNLGWDMLSILPKEEMKKVKSAHIQKYGKWEN; the protein is encoded by the coding sequence GTGTCTGATATTATATATAAATCCATTTCACAAATTAACGGTCCGCTTCTATTTGTGGACAATGTAAAAAATGCCTCATACAACGAGATTGTAAATGTCATACTTGATAATGGTGAAAGGGTGAAAGGGCAGGTCCTGGAGACAAGAAACGGTATTGCGGTTGTACAGGTTTACGGATCAACAACCAGTATGAGCCCGGACAGCACAGGGGTGTCTTTTACAGGGGACACATTCAAACTTCCTGTATCAGATGACATGCTTGGGAGGATATTCAATGGATTCGGTGAACCTATAGATAAGGGGCCAAAAATTTATTCAAGGGAGAAGGTAGATATAACTGGAGCAGCAATAAATCCATATTCCAGGGAAGAACCCAGTGAATTCATAGAAACAGGTATATCTACAATAGATGGGATGAATACTCTGGTCATGGGCCAGAAACTGCCAATATTTTCAGGTGCAGGGTTATCCCACAACAGGCTTGCAACGCAGATTGCAAGACAGGCTAAAACATTGAACGGAAATGAAAAATTTGGTGTTGTATTCGGTGCAATAGGGATAACAAGCGAGGAGGCCAATTACTTCATGAAACAGTTCGAAAATTCTGGGGCTCTATCAGAATCTGTAATATTTCTAAATCTGGCATCCGATCCATCCATGGACAGAATTATCCTTCCAAGGGTTGCATTGACAACTGCCGAATATATGGCATATGAAAAGGATATGAATATGCTGGTCATACTTACAGATATGACCAATTACTGCGAGGCTTTAAGGGAAATATCCTCATCAAGGGAGGAAATACCCGGAAGAAGGGGATATCCTGGGTACATGTATACTGATCTCAGCACAATATATGAAAGGGCAGGAAAGATAAAGGGAAGAAAGGGTTCCATAACACAGATACCAATACTTACAATGCCGGGAGATGATATAACAAATCCGGTGCCTGATCTAACAGGTTATATAACAGAAGGTCAAATCACGCTTTCAAGAGATCTTAACAGGAAAAATATATACCCGGAGGTGGATGTTCTTTCTTCACTTTCAAGGCTAATGAATCAGGGAATAGGTGCAGACCACACCAGAGAAGATCATAGAGGCCTCGCAGATCAGCTCTATGCATCATATGCAAAGGGAAAGGATGCCAGGGCGCTGAGCGAGATTGTGGGGGAAGAAGCATTGAGCGATTCGGATAAAAAATACCTTCAATTTGCTGAAGATTTTGAGAACAAATATGTGAATCAGGAAAATACAGACAGGTCAATTACAGAGACACTAAACCTTGGATGGGATATGCTTTCAATACTTCCAAAGGAGGAAATGAAAAAGGTAAAATCCGCTCATATACAGAAATATGGAAAGTGGGAGAACTAA
- a CDS encoding V-type ATP synthase subunit D: MANNIRLTRIELINTKKRVKVASRGLELLKMKRQSLVMEFFKISNEIKGLKENIKNDIKNGLNAIRMAEVIDGTLEIERISYMFSSPEIKIGGKNIMGVKIPEMSAEIGKKIMDSQYMATSVPASIYDAMIIFDRIFNELLVVAQKESSMRKLLNEIDKTNRRSNAIENIMIPRFRSNLKIIREHLDEMERDSFSTLKFVKNHVVAGQDE, translated from the coding sequence ATGGCAAATAACATCAGATTGACCAGGATTGAATTAATAAATACGAAAAAAAGGGTAAAGGTAGCTTCTAGAGGACTTGAACTTCTTAAAATGAAAAGGCAATCCCTGGTTATGGAATTTTTCAAAATAAGCAATGAAATAAAGGGCCTTAAGGAAAATATCAAGAATGATATAAAAAATGGTTTAAATGCTATTAGAATGGCTGAGGTTATTGATGGCACACTGGAAATTGAGAGGATATCATACATGTTCTCCTCACCGGAAATAAAAATAGGTGGAAAGAACATTATGGGTGTAAAAATTCCAGAAATGTCAGCAGAAATTGGAAAAAAAATAATGGACAGCCAGTATATGGCTACTTCTGTTCCCGCATCCATATATGATGCAATGATTATTTTCGACAGAATATTCAATGAACTTTTGGTAGTTGCACAGAAAGAATCATCCATGAGGAAACTGCTGAATGAAATAGACAAAACAAACAGGAGGTCCAATGCCATTGAAAATATTATGATACCAAGATTCCGTTCAAATCTAAAAATAATAAGGGAACATCTTGATGAGATGGAAAGGGATTCGTTTTCAACACTTAAATTTGTGAAAAACCATGTGGTGGCAGGGCAGGATGAATAA
- a CDS encoding V-type ATP synthase subunit I, with amino-acid sequence MLKPVKMVKIRVIGLNTYKSTIIDDMHDLNVIQIENTDQEVAKIFNVPISNSNYKMLADNLSKFRGFLSILPERPVREKKYFSSQEELLDSISKITIAGELSRLKDDDDRYNSVIRESQTILKPLEIISGFGEDLSILNNDYVESFIIESNQENNNLRTDYSVVTDMGNGYSIVTINRKNEPEFLSLISSKTYGIMKVPELNGTVKDNIATQNKIITEAREYLSGIASSLNALSDKYYETIAQITEQLEIYVKEEEILSNIASSENAFAMEGWIPASEYDNVSSVLNKDSNNTVMIKVIETKEDPPTKLSNPKHFKIFEFFIRFYSLPEEYEFDPTLIFALVFPVFFGLMVGDAGYGLVILLVSLFIIHRIDHPPAKSHIPKKISRFVLMIMGKNSLKTLAKALIPASIIAIIFGIVFNEFFGFTIYPVPFQISPAPVPVTHIGLLLVISGYIGLAFVTFGFVLGIINNFYINHRKAAIAKIGWILMAWAFAVLGLNLIHKISLSPTEFSSLIGYVMLIVGFIMVVIFEGTLSLMEIPSIISHVLSYTRIVGILLASVVLALVINTVFRATLTDPFYFIILGVIILVVGQLFNLVIAVFEPGIQGARLLYVEFFSKFYFGNGKQFSPFGSNRRFTLKKFDKK; translated from the coding sequence ATGCTAAAGCCCGTAAAGATGGTAAAGATCAGGGTTATCGGCCTGAATACATACAAAAGCACCATAATAGATGATATGCACGACCTGAATGTAATTCAGATTGAAAATACAGATCAGGAGGTTGCAAAAATATTCAACGTCCCAATTTCAAACAGCAACTATAAAATGCTTGCTGATAATTTATCTAAATTCAGGGGATTTTTATCCATTCTTCCAGAAAGGCCTGTAAGGGAAAAAAAGTATTTTTCATCGCAGGAGGAACTTTTAGACAGCATATCAAAAATAACCATAGCTGGAGAACTTTCCAGGCTCAAGGATGATGATGACAGGTATAATTCCGTAATAAGGGAAAGCCAGACTATTTTAAAGCCACTTGAGATTATATCAGGATTCGGGGAAGACCTGTCCATACTCAACAATGATTATGTGGAAAGCTTCATTATAGAAAGCAACCAGGAGAATAATAACCTAAGAACTGATTATTCAGTTGTCACCGATATGGGAAATGGGTATTCCATTGTTACAATCAACAGGAAAAATGAACCTGAATTTCTTTCATTGATTTCTTCAAAAACATATGGAATTATGAAAGTTCCTGAATTAAATGGCACAGTAAAAGATAATATTGCGACACAAAATAAAATTATAACAGAGGCAAGGGAATACCTCAGTGGAATAGCCTCTTCTTTAAATGCCCTTTCAGATAAATATTATGAAACCATAGCACAGATAACAGAACAGCTTGAAATATATGTCAAGGAGGAAGAAATACTTAGCAATATAGCATCATCTGAAAATGCATTTGCAATGGAAGGTTGGATTCCAGCATCAGAGTATGATAATGTTTCCAGTGTACTAAATAAGGATTCGAATAACACTGTGATGATAAAAGTTATAGAAACAAAAGAGGATCCGCCCACAAAGCTATCCAACCCAAAGCATTTCAAGATATTTGAATTCTTCATAAGATTTTATTCGCTCCCTGAGGAGTATGAATTTGATCCTACACTTATATTCGCACTCGTTTTCCCCGTCTTCTTTGGATTAATGGTTGGAGATGCTGGTTACGGCCTTGTGATATTGCTTGTATCACTTTTCATAATACACAGAATAGATCACCCACCGGCAAAAAGCCATATTCCTAAAAAAATATCCAGATTCGTGTTAATGATAATGGGCAAGAATTCCCTGAAAACGCTGGCAAAGGCATTGATACCTGCTTCTATTATAGCAATCATATTCGGGATAGTATTCAATGAATTCTTTGGCTTTACAATATATCCTGTTCCTTTCCAGATAAGCCCCGCTCCGGTTCCTGTTACACATATAGGTTTATTGCTGGTTATTTCTGGATACATAGGCCTGGCTTTCGTAACCTTCGGCTTTGTGCTTGGGATCATCAATAACTTCTACATCAACCACAGGAAAGCAGCCATAGCAAAGATAGGGTGGATACTTATGGCATGGGCTTTCGCAGTACTGGGACTCAACCTTATACATAAAATAAGCCTCAGCCCCACTGAGTTTTCATCACTTATAGGATACGTTATGCTTATTGTGGGATTCATTATGGTTGTAATATTTGAGGGAACCTTGAGCCTGATGGAAATTCCTTCAATCATCTCCCATGTACTATCATATACGAGGATTGTGGGCATATTGCTTGCGTCTGTTGTCCTTGCTCTGGTTATCAATACAGTGTTCAGGGCCACACTTACCGATCCTTTCTATTTCATCATATTAGGAGTTATTATACTTGTTGTGGGACAGCTGTTCAACCTTGTGATTGCAGTATTTGAGCCAGGAATACAGGGTGCAAGGCTTCTTTATGTGGAATTTTTCTCAAAGTTTTACTTTGGAAATGGCAAACAGTTCTCACCCTTTGGCAGTAACAGGCGTTTTACATTGAAGAAATTTGATAAAAAATAA
- a CDS encoding mandelate racemase/muconate lactonizing enzyme family protein, with product METIKNIEIFELGSPEEKSSPWSSTILILKLTSSEGRVGFGEAPTTMMTLPVKESLNEVARIFQDKNYFDVERNIREYYRNAFYVTKSIEETAALSAFEIASWDLIGKNLGSPVYNLLGGEFNDKIRAYANGWYSDCLTPDDFINKAKKLVSKGYTAFKFDPFGNSYDKITVDSVKKSAAIVGGMRNALGDNVDLLIECHGRFAPKYAVMAGTALEEYNPLFIEEPVHPELEHFLPEFRARVNIPVALGERLLNKEDFARYISGGMVDVIQPDITNSKGILEAKKIASIADSFGVPVAYHNAFGPVQTAATLNVDYTLSNFLIQESFEESWPVWKKSLFTGYSVENGYMKLSGKPGLGIEVNEKILNNSVVSGMEPLGTEPPWVVSGTFKKL from the coding sequence ATGGAAACTATAAAAAATATTGAAATATTTGAACTTGGTTCTCCAGAGGAGAAATCATCACCGTGGAGCTCTACAATATTAATACTGAAATTAACATCTTCCGAGGGAAGAGTGGGATTTGGAGAGGCACCTACAACCATGATGACACTTCCTGTAAAGGAGAGCTTGAATGAGGTTGCAAGAATATTTCAGGATAAAAATTATTTTGATGTGGAAAGAAATATCCGTGAATATTACAGGAATGCATTTTATGTTACAAAATCTATAGAGGAAACAGCCGCATTGAGTGCATTTGAGATAGCATCATGGGATCTTATAGGGAAGAACCTCGGGTCTCCTGTTTATAATTTGCTTGGAGGGGAATTCAATGATAAAATCAGGGCATATGCCAACGGGTGGTATTCTGACTGTCTTACCCCGGATGATTTTATAAATAAGGCAAAAAAACTGGTTTCAAAAGGATATACAGCCTTCAAATTTGATCCTTTTGGAAATAGTTATGATAAAATTACAGTTGATTCTGTTAAAAAATCTGCTGCAATAGTTGGTGGAATGAGAAATGCATTAGGTGACAATGTAGATTTGCTGATTGAATGTCATGGAAGATTTGCACCGAAATACGCTGTTATGGCTGGAACTGCATTGGAAGAGTATAATCCATTATTCATTGAAGAGCCAGTTCATCCAGAACTGGAGCATTTCCTGCCTGAATTCAGGGCAAGGGTAAATATACCTGTTGCCCTTGGTGAGAGACTTTTAAATAAGGAGGATTTTGCTAGGTATATTTCCGGTGGAATGGTTGATGTAATACAACCGGACATAACCAATTCAAAGGGGATTCTTGAGGCAAAGAAGATAGCGTCAATAGCAGATTCCTTCGGTGTTCCTGTGGCGTATCATAATGCATTTGGACCTGTACAGACTGCAGCCACCCTTAATGTTGATTACACGCTTTCAAACTTCCTTATTCAGGAAAGTTTCGAGGAGTCGTGGCCTGTATGGAAGAAAAGCCTGTTTACCGGATATTCTGTAGAGAATGGATATATGAAGCTATCAGGAAAACCTGGCCTGGGAATAGAGGTTAATGAGAAAATTTTGAATAATAGTGTTGTGTCTGGGATGGAACCTCTGGGAACAGAACCGCCATGGGTAGTTTCCGGGACATTTAAAAAATTATAA
- a CDS encoding MTH1187 family thiamine-binding protein: MIVADVTFYPIGKGVSVGDAIEKVVNHMEENKSVRCYPNSMATVIEGDNLDILFDIVKDAEKFLENLGFPRIETILRIDNRTDVENSVERKIKHFNK, translated from the coding sequence ATGATAGTCGCAGATGTTACATTTTATCCTATAGGAAAAGGAGTTTCAGTTGGTGATGCTATAGAAAAAGTAGTCAACCATATGGAAGAAAACAAATCAGTTAGATGCTACCCAAACAGCATGGCCACTGTAATAGAAGGCGATAATCTGGATATACTGTTTGATATCGTGAAGGATGCTGAAAAGTTCCTTGAGAATCTTGGATTTCCACGTATTGAAACTATATTAAGGATTGATAACAGAACAGATGTGGAAAATTCAGTTGAGAGAAAAATAAAACATTTTAATAAATAA
- a CDS encoding antitoxin VapB family protein: MPKTITIKQSVYDELMGFKKDNESFIELLERLIKSQSKKESLTLLRGSIEFEDKEELLKEIEKKR; the protein is encoded by the coding sequence ATGCCTAAAACTATCACGATCAAACAGTCAGTATATGATGAATTAATGGGATTCAAAAAAGATAATGAAAGTTTCATCGAACTTTTAGAAAGATTGATTAAGTCGCAGAGCAAGAAGGAGAGTCTTACATTATTAAGGGGAAGTATTGAATTTGAAGATAAAGAGGAACTTCTTAAGGAAATTGAAAAGAAAAGGTGA
- a CDS encoding type II toxin-antitoxin system VapC family toxin, with amino-acid sequence MILLDTDIITEILEKKSEKWEMLMLKIIESEEEYCTTPVNMHEVLYGIEKYSKDDHLVLQIPILGYNENDNKLSAVLELSAERKGRAVPRMDAIIASIAINNGCSLYTLDKHFKVFKENGLKLFE; translated from the coding sequence TTGATTCTACTGGATACAGACATCATCACCGAGATACTTGAAAAGAAATCAGAAAAATGGGAAATGCTTATGCTTAAAATTATTGAAAGTGAAGAAGAATATTGCACAACCCCGGTTAACATGCATGAGGTACTTTATGGTATAGAAAAATACTCCAAAGATGATCATTTGGTTCTACAGATACCAATATTGGGATACAATGAGAATGACAACAAACTCTCTGCTGTTTTGGAGTTGAGCGCGGAAAGAAAAGGAAGAGCAGTTCCGAGAATGGATGCAATTATAGCATCAATAGCGATAAACAACGGGTGTTCACTCTATACATTGGATAAGCACTTCAAAGTTTTTAAAGAAAATGGACTTAAACTGTTTGAATAG
- the gcvT gene encoding glycine cleavage system aminomethyltransferase GcvT, whose translation MEVKKGIPMRTALYDEHIKLGAKMIDFHGWEMPLEYSSIINEHMSVRKNVGMFDISHMGDIVISGSDADNYVDYIFPSKVSLLKENECMYTSFLNESGNMIDDTIIYRISDNKFFLIPNASNIDKIYNWMLENRKNYAVDIKNYSNQISHIAIQGPQSINIVNNLGMKFPETFKFLYHEADVQNVITGNNNIIISGTGYTGEKGVELVVPNQIAEEMWKSVLKEIKKIGGMPCGLGARDTLRMEKGMLLSGQDFNENKNPYEASISFIVNFDHEFIGKKELLKQKNEYKDIFRGFKLENKNIPRNGFGIYVNGSKVGNITSGTVSPILDTGIGLGYIDRKYSKTGNNVDIQIRGKLIKAEVSKPKILP comes from the coding sequence ATGGAAGTAAAAAAAGGTATACCCATGCGAACAGCCCTTTATGATGAACATATAAAATTAGGAGCAAAGATGATAGATTTCCATGGATGGGAAATGCCTCTAGAATATAGTTCCATAATAAATGAACATATGTCTGTAAGAAAAAATGTAGGTATGTTTGATATTTCTCACATGGGTGATATAGTTATTTCAGGAAGTGATGCAGATAATTATGTTGATTATATTTTTCCATCCAAAGTTTCATTGTTAAAGGAAAATGAGTGCATGTACACTTCTTTTCTTAATGAATCAGGGAATATGATAGATGATACAATAATATATAGAATATCTGATAATAAATTCTTCTTGATACCAAACGCTTCCAATATTGATAAGATATATAACTGGATGCTTGAAAATAGGAAAAATTATGCAGTGGATATTAAAAATTATTCAAACCAAATAAGCCATATTGCAATTCAGGGGCCTCAGTCAATAAATATTGTAAACAATCTTGGGATGAAATTCCCGGAAACTTTTAAATTCCTATATCATGAAGCGGATGTACAAAATGTAATAACAGGCAATAATAATATTATAATCTCCGGTACTGGATACACTGGTGAAAAAGGAGTTGAACTTGTAGTTCCAAATCAAATTGCAGAGGAAATGTGGAAGTCCGTATTAAAAGAAATAAAAAAGATTGGAGGCATGCCATGTGGACTTGGAGCAAGAGATACTTTAAGAATGGAAAAAGGAATGTTATTATCAGGACAGGATTTTAATGAAAATAAAAATCCATATGAAGCTTCAATTTCGTTTATTGTAAATTTCGACCATGAATTTATAGGGAAGAAAGAATTGTTGAAACAAAAAAATGAATATAAAGATATTTTTAGAGGATTTAAACTAGAAAACAAGAATATACCGAGAAATGGCTTTGGTATATATGTAAATGGATCAAAAGTGGGGAATATAACAAGTGGAACAGTATCTCCAATTTTGGATACAGGAATAGGATTGGGGTATATAGATAGGAAATATAGTAAAACAGGAAATAATGTTGATATCCAGATCCGTGGTAAGTTAATAAAAGCAGAAGTTTCAAAGCCTAAAATTTTACCATAA
- a CDS encoding MFS transporter, with protein sequence MNPAAEVEDLKWGPVHTLLFIAFSIGTAVEAYIYSLSYIATSWVAMPRALLGLLAIWPPLWLLLGGAVSGPLADEIGRKKTLFITLAIYAVGATGLIFSFTYVTILIFIGMLLFAAGGEYNTILTATHELFPRKYRSRSLFLELNFTNIGGSIAAILALLAISSIFAQRAVLGITLLISLFVMYVIRLRLPESVMWLESKGRFNSANKELEKYYGASPEQDHLQKPGKLPSLYFRIAVGGIIGWAYTAGFSLIVLTLGPYFFPELTDWLIFIFGIVAFLAGFLGIVADRFSRKRFLLISAILVVVFAYLFIPTLKIWITNTFIFWFLFIGVSVFINIYFLAEDTLKSEMWATKRRGLYSAIVRVISLGGSIPVIFLAVNLPIVSYMWLGIGIFSAGLAASVAWYIWGIETSKGRSVRIWDDTK encoded by the coding sequence ATGAATCCGGCGGCTGAGGTTGAAGATTTAAAATGGGGCCCTGTTCATACTCTCTTATTTATTGCATTTTCAATAGGTACGGCGGTTGAAGCATATATATATTCTCTATCATATATAGCCACTTCTTGGGTTGCCATGCCTCGTGCATTGTTGGGGTTACTGGCGATCTGGCCGCCTTTATGGCTTCTGCTTGGGGGTGCAGTATCAGGGCCGCTGGCTGATGAAATCGGCAGGAAAAAAACCTTATTCATCACACTGGCCATATACGCTGTTGGTGCTACAGGCCTAATCTTCAGCTTTACATATGTAACAATCCTGATCTTTATCGGTATGCTTCTATTTGCCGCCGGTGGTGAATATAACACCATTCTTACAGCAACACATGAGTTGTTTCCCAGGAAATACCGCAGCAGGTCATTATTTCTTGAACTTAATTTTACCAATATAGGCGGGTCAATAGCAGCTATACTGGCACTTCTGGCTATATCATCAATATTTGCACAGAGAGCTGTGCTTGGAATAACCTTGCTGATATCACTATTTGTAATGTATGTTATCAGGTTGAGGTTGCCCGAATCTGTTATGTGGCTTGAGTCAAAGGGTAGATTCAACAGTGCCAATAAAGAACTCGAAAAATATTACGGGGCATCTCCAGAACAGGACCATCTACAGAAACCGGGAAAACTGCCCTCCCTCTATTTCAGAATAGCTGTAGGCGGGATAATTGGATGGGCCTATACTGCAGGATTCAGCCTGATTGTGCTGACACTGGGCCCTTACTTTTTCCCGGAACTTACTGACTGGTTAATTTTTATATTCGGGATCGTAGCATTCCTTGCAGGATTTCTTGGGATTGTTGCTGACAGATTCAGCAGGAAACGTTTTCTGCTGATTTCTGCAATACTGGTTGTTGTATTTGCATACCTGTTCATACCAACATTAAAAATATGGATAACAAACACATTTATCTTCTGGTTTTTATTTATAGGTGTTTCGGTTTTCATAAATATATATTTCCTTGCAGAGGATACATTGAAGTCTGAAATGTGGGCTACCAAAAGAAGAGGGCTTTACTCTGCAATTGTAAGGGTTATCTCCCTGGGTGGGTCTATTCCGGTTATATTCCTGGCGGTTAATTTACCTATAGTATCATATATGTGGCTGGGAATCGGAATTTTCAGTGCAGGCCTGGCAGCATCAGTTGCCTGGTATATATGGGGGATAGAAACCAGTAAGGGCAGAAGCGTAAGAATATGGGATGATACGAAATGA